In Streptomyces thermolilacinus SPC6, a single genomic region encodes these proteins:
- a CDS encoding pilus assembly protein TadG-related protein: protein MTGAAGREWESGQASPLYIFMVVSLLFLALAFFAVGQAGATRNGAQSAADAAVLAAAKESRDRFVLGDLDLEGWGELFDGALTGENGCGASHAYAASNGASVTGCSPLGDGRWGFHVSVRSAKPVGDTILPGTEGQHAVATATAVIVPRCSFEAAADEPTAEEPPADDPAGDETSADKKKPSPGSLDCEGTQVDLDPEALPDMSDLFEVRLTED, encoded by the coding sequence CTGACGGGAGCGGCCGGCCGCGAGTGGGAGTCGGGGCAGGCTTCACCGCTGTACATCTTCATGGTGGTGAGCCTGCTCTTCCTCGCGCTCGCGTTCTTCGCGGTCGGCCAGGCGGGGGCGACCCGCAATGGCGCGCAGTCGGCGGCGGACGCCGCGGTATTGGCGGCGGCGAAGGAGTCGAGGGACCGGTTCGTCTTGGGCGACCTCGACCTCGAAGGCTGGGGAGAATTGTTCGACGGCGCACTGACGGGTGAGAACGGCTGCGGGGCGAGCCACGCGTACGCCGCCAGCAACGGGGCGAGCGTGACCGGGTGTTCGCCACTGGGTGACGGACGGTGGGGCTTCCATGTGTCCGTCCGTTCGGCGAAGCCCGTCGGTGACACGATTCTGCCGGGGACCGAGGGCCAGCACGCGGTCGCCACGGCCACGGCCGTCATCGTGCCTCGGTGCAGTTTCGAAGCCGCCGCCGACGAACCAACGGCCGAGGAGCCTCCGGCTGATGACCCGGCCGGTGACGAAACCTCCGCGGACAAGAAGAAGCCGTCCCCCGGGTCCTTGGATTGCGAGGGCACGCAGGTGGACCTGGACCCCGAAGCCCTCCCCGACATGTCCGACCTCTTCGAGGTGCGGCTGACCGAGGACTGA